A genomic region of Barnesiella viscericola DSM 18177 contains the following coding sequences:
- a CDS encoding phosphoribosylaminoimidazolesuccinocarboxamide synthase, which yields MKNALVKTDFKFPGQKSVYHGKVRDVYNIDDELLVMVVTDRISAFDVILPEGIPYKGQVLNQIAAKFLDATSDILPNWKVATPDPMVTVGLRCEPFKVEMVVRGYLTGHAWREYKAGNRTLCGETMPEGMKENEKFPHPIITPTTKAAEGHDEDISKDEIIARGIVSREDYEQLEKYTLALYQRGCEMAAQKGLILVDTKYEFGKIGDKIILIDEIHTPDSSRYFYAEGYEERLARGEEQRQLSKEFVRQWLIQNGFQGKEGQKVPEMTEAYCNSVSDRYIELYEHIVGEKFVKAEGEDLAARIEKNVTDFLNSRKK from the coding sequence ATGAAAAATGCTTTGGTAAAAACCGATTTCAAATTTCCCGGACAAAAGAGTGTGTATCATGGTAAAGTGCGCGATGTGTACAATATCGACGACGAGTTGCTGGTGATGGTAGTAACCGACCGCATCTCGGCATTCGACGTCATTCTGCCCGAGGGTATTCCCTACAAGGGACAGGTGCTGAACCAGATTGCCGCCAAGTTCCTGGACGCTACGTCGGATATTCTTCCGAACTGGAAAGTGGCTACTCCCGACCCCATGGTTACGGTGGGTCTGCGTTGCGAACCGTTCAAGGTCGAGATGGTTGTGCGGGGTTATTTGACGGGCCATGCCTGGCGTGAATACAAGGCCGGCAACCGCACGTTGTGCGGCGAGACCATGCCCGAGGGTATGAAGGAGAACGAGAAGTTCCCGCACCCCATCATCACGCCTACGACCAAAGCTGCCGAGGGTCACGACGAGGATATCTCGAAAGACGAAATCATAGCCCGCGGTATCGTTTCGCGCGAGGACTACGAGCAACTCGAAAAATATACCCTGGCTCTCTATCAACGCGGCTGCGAGATGGCTGCCCAAAAAGGTCTTATCCTCGTGGATACGAAATATGAATTCGGTAAAATCGGCGACAAGATTATCCTGATCGACGAAATCCACACGCCCGACTCGTCGCGCTACTTCTATGCCGAGGGGTATGAAGAGCGTCTGGCCCGTGGCGAAGAGCAACGCCAGCTCTCGAAAGAGTTTGTACGCCAGTGGCTGATTCAAAATGGCTTCCAGGGCAAAGAGGGTCAAAAGGTACCCGAGATGACCGAGGCCTATTGCAACAGCGTGTCGGACCGCTACATCGAGCTCTACGAGCACATCGTGGGCGAGAAGTTTGTCAAGGCCGAAGGCGAAGACTTGGCCGCCCGTATCGAGAAGAACGTGACCGACTTCCTGAACAGCCGCAAGAAATAA
- a CDS encoding alpha/beta hydrolase, with product MKRLLLLPFLLLLGLVGLYAQQIDTITIHSQMGHDIKNIVILPQGYAEGDTRYPVVYLLHGHGDNHTCWINIKPELPQIASQYGFIVVCPDGKRSWYWDSPLHKDMQFETYISDELIHYIDSHYRTVADRRARAITGLSMGGHGAMWNAIRHRDVFGAAGSTSGGVDIRPFPNNWNMKEQLGEQAAHPENWESHTVINLVPSLNDGDLALIIDCGLDDFFLEVNRNFHQSLIDHHIKHDYIERPGAHNRFYWNNSIDYQLLFFHKFFTQPAAKEEATR from the coding sequence ATGAAACGCTTATTGCTGCTACCCTTTCTCCTTTTGCTCGGCTTAGTTGGCCTCTATGCCCAACAGATCGACACCATTACCATACACAGCCAGATGGGACACGACATCAAAAACATCGTGATTCTGCCCCAAGGTTATGCCGAGGGCGACACCCGCTACCCGGTGGTCTATCTGCTCCACGGACACGGTGACAACCATACCTGCTGGATCAACATCAAACCCGAACTGCCCCAAATCGCCTCGCAATACGGCTTTATCGTCGTGTGTCCCGACGGAAAGAGGAGCTGGTACTGGGACAGTCCGCTCCACAAGGACATGCAATTCGAGACCTACATCTCCGACGAACTCATTCACTACATCGACTCCCACTACCGCACCGTGGCCGACCGCCGCGCCCGCGCCATTACCGGGCTTAGCATGGGTGGACATGGAGCCATGTGGAACGCCATTCGCCACCGCGACGTCTTCGGAGCAGCCGGCAGCACCAGCGGCGGGGTCGACATCCGTCCCTTCCCCAACAACTGGAACATGAAAGAGCAACTGGGCGAACAGGCCGCCCACCCCGAGAACTGGGAGAGCCACACCGTCATCAACCTGGTTCCTTCGCTCAACGACGGCGACCTGGCCCTCATCATCGACTGCGGCCTCGACGACTTCTTCCTCGAAGTCAACCGCAATTTCCACCAATCGCTCATCGACCACCACATCAAGCACGACTACATCGAGCGCCCGGGAGCCCACAACCGCTTCTACTGGAACAACTCCATCGACTACCAGCTGCTGTTCTTCCACAAGTTCTTCACCCAACCGGCCGCAAAGGAAGAGGCTACTCGATAA
- a CDS encoding DNA alkylation repair protein: MNIEEIIAYIVTVENGFQHILDAAHQIHSSYSDEECYALSLELFENQVYQVRMLSVVLLGYVGVENEKALSFLKERVSRDENWRVQEMLAKSFDFICKERGYERALPLIAEWLADGYPNVVRAVTEGLRIWTSRPYFKEHPLEAVVFLSKHKADSSEYVRKSVGNALRDISKKFPQLVLDELTSWDQDDPKVRYTYRLAVKHLLEKEKRGK, translated from the coding sequence ATGAATATTGAAGAGATTATAGCCTATATTGTAACGGTTGAGAATGGATTCCAGCATATTTTAGATGCTGCTCATCAGATACACTCATCGTATAGTGATGAAGAATGTTATGCCCTTTCACTCGAATTGTTTGAGAATCAGGTTTATCAGGTGCGTATGTTGTCGGTCGTTTTATTGGGGTATGTAGGGGTGGAGAATGAAAAGGCCCTGAGTTTTTTGAAAGAGCGGGTAAGCCGTGATGAGAATTGGCGTGTGCAGGAGATGCTGGCCAAGTCGTTTGATTTTATTTGTAAAGAGCGAGGGTATGAAAGAGCATTGCCTCTTATTGCCGAATGGTTGGCCGATGGTTACCCGAATGTGGTTCGGGCTGTTACCGAAGGACTGAGGATATGGACCTCGCGGCCCTATTTCAAGGAACACCCTTTGGAGGCTGTCGTTTTTTTGAGTAAGCATAAGGCCGATTCGAGTGAGTATGTGAGAAAATCGGTAGGAAATGCTCTGAGAGATATTAGCAAGAAATTTCCACAGTTGGTTCTCGATGAACTGACCTCTTGGGATCAAGATGACCCGAAGGTGCGTTATACCTATCGGTTGGCGGTAAAGCATCTTCTCGAGAAGGAGAAGCGGGGAAAGTAG
- a CDS encoding fumarate hydratase: protein MAITPFKYQPMFPLGEDTTEYYLLTKDYVSVSEFEGKPILKIAKEGLTAMANAAFRDVSFMLRRSHNEQVAKILHDPEASENDKYVALTFLRNAEVAAKGVLPFCQDTGTAIIHGEKGQQVWTGYCDEEALSLGVYKTYTEENLRYSQNAPLSMYEEVNTKCNLPAQIDLEATEGMEYRFLCVTKGGGSANKTYLYQETKAILNPATLVPFLVEKMKTLGTAACPPYHIAFVIGGTSAEKNLLTVKLASTHYYDNLPTTGNEYGRAFRDVELEKQVLEEAHRIGLGAQFGGKYFAHDVRIIRLPRHGASCPVGLGVSCSADRNIKCKINKDGIWIEKLDSHPGELIPEELRQAGEGNAVKINLNQPMSEILKELDKYPVATRLSLNGTIIVGRDIAHAKLKERLDRGEDLPQYIKDHPIYYAGPAKTPKGMACGSMGPTTAGRMDPYVDLFQSHGGSMIMLAKGNRSQAVTDACKKHGGFYLGSIGGPAAILAQNNIKSIECVEYPELGMEAIWKIEVEDFPAFILVDNKGNDFFKQIKPICPAHK from the coding sequence ATGGCTATCACACCGTTTAAGTATCAACCCATGTTCCCGCTGGGCGAAGATACGACCGAGTACTATCTGCTTACGAAAGACTATGTGTCGGTAAGCGAGTTTGAAGGGAAACCTATCTTAAAAATCGCCAAAGAGGGTCTCACCGCCATGGCCAACGCTGCCTTCCGCGACGTATCGTTCATGCTGCGCCGCTCGCACAACGAGCAAGTGGCCAAAATCCTGCACGACCCCGAAGCCAGCGAAAACGACAAATACGTGGCCCTCACCTTCCTGCGCAATGCCGAGGTAGCCGCCAAAGGCGTACTGCCCTTCTGCCAGGATACGGGTACGGCCATTATCCACGGCGAAAAAGGCCAACAGGTATGGACCGGATACTGCGACGAAGAGGCCCTCTCGCTGGGCGTCTACAAGACCTACACCGAGGAAAACCTGCGCTACTCGCAAAACGCTCCCCTCTCGATGTACGAAGAGGTGAACACCAAGTGCAACCTGCCCGCCCAAATCGACCTCGAAGCCACCGAAGGCATGGAATACCGATTCCTCTGCGTGACCAAAGGCGGCGGCTCGGCCAACAAAACCTACCTCTATCAAGAGACCAAAGCCATTCTCAACCCCGCCACCCTCGTGCCCTTCCTCGTTGAGAAGATGAAGACCCTCGGTACGGCAGCCTGCCCGCCCTACCACATCGCCTTCGTCATCGGCGGTACCTCGGCCGAGAAGAACCTGCTCACCGTCAAGCTCGCCTCGACCCACTACTACGACAACCTGCCCACCACGGGCAACGAATACGGCCGCGCCTTCCGCGACGTCGAGCTCGAGAAACAGGTACTCGAAGAGGCTCACCGCATCGGCCTCGGTGCACAGTTCGGTGGCAAATACTTTGCCCACGACGTGCGCATCATACGTCTGCCCCGTCATGGCGCCTCCTGCCCCGTAGGTCTGGGCGTAAGCTGCTCGGCCGACCGCAACATCAAGTGCAAAATCAACAAAGACGGTATCTGGATCGAGAAACTCGACAGCCACCCCGGCGAACTCATTCCCGAGGAACTGCGTCAGGCCGGCGAAGGCAATGCCGTGAAGATAAACCTCAACCAACCCATGAGCGAGATTCTCAAAGAGCTCGACAAATACCCCGTAGCTACCCGCCTCTCGCTCAACGGCACCATCATCGTGGGCCGCGACATCGCACACGCCAAACTCAAAGAGCGCCTCGACCGCGGCGAAGACCTGCCCCAGTACATCAAGGACCACCCCATCTACTACGCCGGTCCCGCCAAGACCCCGAAAGGCATGGCCTGCGGCTCGATGGGACCCACGACAGCCGGTCGTATGGACCCCTACGTCGACCTCTTCCAAAGCCACGGAGGCTCCATGATCATGTTGGCCAAGGGTAACCGCAGCCAAGCCGTCACCGACGCCTGCAAGAAACACGGCGGCTTCTACCTGGGCAGCATCGGCGGTCCGGCCGCAATCCTCGCCCAGAACAACATCAAGAGCATCGAGTGCGTCGAGTATCCCGAGCTCGGCATGGAGGCCATTTGGAAAATCGAGGTAGAAGACTTCCCTGCATTTATCCTCGTCGATAACAAGGGCAACGACTTCTTCAAACAGATCAAACCCATCTGCCCCGCCCACAAATAA
- the ubiE gene encoding bifunctional demethylmenaquinone methyltransferase/2-methoxy-6-polyprenyl-1,4-benzoquinol methylase UbiE: protein MDYKAEEIKPYNEETDKTTQVREMFDSIAPAYDAMNRTMTVGIDRWWRRVAVKMLRRYPHRRILDVATGTGDLALLLDERLNPDQIIGVDLSEGMLRIAREKAVKRNAQRRILFEVQDCLSMDFDDNSFDVVTVAYGVRNFEHLEAGFREMYRVLRPGGALCVIELSTPEHFPFRQLYKFYTYTFIPFVGRLVSKDRSAYSYLPRSVAAVPQGEAMLDIFRRAGFDHCYCRRLTFGACTIYIGEKKKV from the coding sequence ATGGACTATAAGGCAGAAGAGATAAAACCCTATAACGAGGAGACCGACAAGACCACGCAGGTGCGCGAGATGTTCGACTCCATTGCGCCGGCCTACGATGCGATGAACCGCACCATGACCGTGGGCATAGACCGCTGGTGGCGGCGGGTGGCCGTGAAGATGTTGCGCCGCTATCCCCACCGCCGCATACTTGATGTGGCTACGGGCACGGGCGACCTGGCCCTGCTGCTCGACGAGCGACTCAATCCCGACCAGATTATCGGCGTGGACCTCTCGGAGGGCATGTTGCGGATTGCCCGCGAGAAGGCGGTCAAGCGCAATGCCCAGCGCCGTATCCTCTTCGAGGTGCAGGATTGTCTGTCGATGGATTTTGACGACAACAGTTTCGATGTGGTGACCGTGGCCTACGGGGTGCGCAACTTCGAGCACCTCGAAGCCGGCTTCCGCGAGATGTACCGGGTGCTTCGGCCCGGCGGTGCATTGTGCGTCATCGAACTGTCGACTCCCGAGCATTTCCCCTTCCGTCAGCTTTATAAGTTCTACACCTATACCTTTATCCCCTTCGTAGGCCGACTCGTGTCGAAAGACCGCAGCGCATACAGCTACCTGCCCCGTTCGGTCGCCGCCGTGCCACAGGGCGAGGCGATGCTCGACATCTTCCGCCGCGCCGGTTTCGACCACTGCTATTGCCGTCGGCTCACTTTTGGTGCCTGCACCATCTACATCGGGGAGAAGAAGAAAGTCTGA
- a CDS encoding SU10 major capsid protein, with protein sequence MKKFLMKWKTPLLWLVGLIALVVCWHIWSGLFDGGLALAAIIPGMSGGKLVTNEPLTTDIVRENSPSLLRNEVDKRIVRIRPMSTPIDQLSRWNGARKASSMIVDYYSVDVKPTKSYLKTAYTAPASGSANDTHKKAKIDAVDNSIFEVSETILVQGVKGYEPDGTQSNADLVLYIASKDEETGSLTVYPINGAKIGTVTNCVPSIPVNTPLIRMGRAATELDVQTAQFAALPVKSQNYCQIFKMQIEQSTFQKIANKEVEWDFSDAEEAAIYDMRLGMEKSFMFGVKNTIFDPRKKENVMLTGGIWWQAGNHYTYNPSVEMTQNDLIDMMRQAFTGNGGNKRKILIGGSSFIGRINKIELTKVVMAREDKVMWGIDFSEIRSKFGKLYVLYSEVFDDCGMSDYGFVFDPEFIQKWSHVPFDAQELDLKKSGVRNTDALVLTEASCLTLRYPAAHMRIEPVIPGGD encoded by the coding sequence ATGAAAAAGTTTTTGATGAAGTGGAAAACTCCACTGCTTTGGCTGGTGGGACTGATTGCTCTGGTGGTGTGCTGGCACATCTGGTCGGGCCTGTTTGACGGTGGCCTGGCTTTGGCCGCCATTATCCCGGGCATGTCGGGCGGCAAGCTCGTGACCAACGAGCCGCTCACGACCGATATTGTGCGCGAGAACAGTCCTTCGCTGTTGCGCAACGAGGTAGATAAGCGCATTGTGCGCATTCGGCCCATGTCCACGCCTATCGACCAGCTGTCGCGTTGGAACGGGGCCCGCAAGGCGTCGTCGATGATTGTCGATTACTACTCGGTCGACGTGAAGCCTACCAAGTCTTATTTGAAGACGGCCTATACGGCCCCCGCCTCGGGTTCGGCCAACGACACGCACAAGAAGGCCAAGATCGATGCCGTCGACAACAGCATCTTCGAGGTGTCCGAGACGATTCTCGTGCAGGGTGTGAAGGGCTATGAGCCCGACGGTACCCAGTCGAATGCCGACCTGGTGCTCTACATTGCTTCCAAAGACGAGGAGACCGGCTCGCTCACGGTCTATCCCATCAACGGAGCCAAGATTGGCACGGTGACCAACTGCGTGCCCTCAATTCCTGTGAATACGCCGCTTATCCGCATGGGACGTGCCGCTACCGAGCTCGACGTGCAGACGGCTCAGTTTGCCGCCTTGCCCGTCAAGAGCCAGAACTATTGCCAGATTTTCAAGATGCAGATCGAGCAGTCGACCTTCCAGAAGATTGCCAACAAGGAGGTCGAGTGGGACTTCTCCGATGCCGAGGAGGCCGCCATCTACGACATGCGTCTGGGCATGGAGAAGAGCTTTATGTTCGGGGTGAAGAACACCATCTTCGACCCCCGCAAGAAGGAGAACGTGATGCTCACGGGCGGTATCTGGTGGCAGGCCGGCAACCACTACACCTACAACCCGTCGGTCGAGATGACGCAAAACGACCTCATCGACATGATGCGTCAGGCCTTCACGGGCAACGGCGGCAACAAGCGCAAGATCCTCATCGGTGGTTCGTCGTTCATCGGCCGCATCAACAAGATCGAGTTGACCAAGGTGGTGATGGCTCGTGAGGACAAGGTGATGTGGGGTATCGACTTCTCGGAAATCCGCTCGAAGTTCGGTAAACTCTATGTGCTCTACTCCGAGGTCTTCGACGATTGCGGCATGAGCGACTACGGTTTCGTGTTCGACCCCGAGTTTATCCAGAAGTGGTCGCATGTGCCGTTCGATGCCCAGGAGCTCGACCTGAAAAAATCGGGTGTGCGCAATACCGATGCTCTGGTGCTGACCGAGGCCAGCTGTTTGACGTTGCGCTATCCGGCCGCTCACATGCGCATCGAGCCGGTAATCCCCGGCGGCGATTGA
- a CDS encoding PDDEXK nuclease domain-containing protein, whose protein sequence is MKKEELFLNDIRGIIDAARAHAVRSVDFCRVQMYWQLGRRIFEEEQQGKDRADYGSYLIKNLAKQLEPDYGSGFSVRQLSFCRQFYRLYPIENALRSQLNWTQYRTLIQIPDVDKREYYELEAVNNSWTARELERQINSQLYERLLLSNDKESVLAVARKERIPQSPQEIIKDPMYLEFLGLKPQAAYYEKDLESAIITHLQHFLLELGQGFTFVARQKRILLEDDEFFADLVFYNRLLKCFVVVELKTGKLTHQDLGQLQMYVNYYDRVEKMADENPTVGILLCTSKNDTAVKMALPEDNKTILASEYKLYLPSQTQLIDEVNSVREMMEQKSHSQNID, encoded by the coding sequence ATGAAGAAGGAAGAACTGTTTTTGAACGATATTCGCGGCATTATCGATGCGGCTCGTGCTCATGCGGTGCGTAGTGTGGATTTCTGTCGGGTTCAGATGTATTGGCAGTTGGGACGCCGCATTTTTGAGGAAGAGCAGCAGGGAAAAGACAGGGCCGACTACGGCAGTTACCTGATAAAGAATTTGGCCAAGCAGTTGGAACCCGACTATGGCAGCGGATTTTCGGTGCGACAACTTTCTTTCTGTCGCCAGTTTTATCGCTTGTATCCGATTGAGAACGCACTGCGTTCACAATTGAATTGGACTCAGTATAGGACTCTTATACAGATACCTGATGTGGATAAACGGGAGTATTACGAATTGGAGGCCGTGAACAATTCGTGGACGGCCCGGGAGCTGGAACGGCAGATAAACTCTCAGTTGTACGAACGGCTGTTGTTGAGCAACGACAAGGAGTCGGTGTTGGCTGTGGCGCGAAAGGAGCGTATACCGCAGTCGCCGCAGGAGATTATCAAAGACCCCATGTATTTGGAATTTTTGGGATTGAAGCCTCAGGCGGCTTATTATGAAAAAGATTTGGAATCGGCCATTATCACTCATTTGCAGCACTTCTTGCTCGAACTGGGGCAAGGGTTCACGTTTGTGGCTCGGCAGAAACGTATCTTGTTGGAAGATGACGAATTTTTTGCCGACTTGGTTTTCTACAACCGGTTGTTGAAATGTTTTGTGGTCGTTGAGTTGAAGACCGGCAAACTGACCCATCAGGATTTGGGACAGTTGCAGATGTATGTCAACTATTACGACCGGGTGGAAAAGATGGCCGACGAGAATCCCACCGTAGGTATCCTGTTGTGTACCAGCAAGAACGATACGGCCGTGAAGATGGCTCTTCCCGAAGATAATAAAACCATACTGGCCAGTGAATATAAATTGTATCTGCCTTCACAAACACAACTTATTGACGAGGTAAACAGTGTGCGCGAGATGATGGAACAAAAATCTCATTCTCAAAATATCGATTGA
- a CDS encoding PhoH family protein yields the protein MIERVIILDAVDPVTFYGVNNANVQVVKNLFPKVRIAARGNVMKVIGDEKETELFEQKIKQLEKYCAEYNQLSEEVIIDIIKGDAPQTVKPQENLIIYGVNGKPITGRTPNQQKLVEAFAHNDLTFALGPAGSGKTYVAIALAVKALKNKEVKKIILSRPAVEAGEKLGFLPGDMKDKIDPYLQPLYDALEDMIPAAKLKEYMESNVIQIAPLAFMRGRTLSDAVIILDEAQNTTTHQIKMFLTRLGMNAKMIVTGDMTQIDLPASQTSGLVQAIGILKNVEGIARVEFNKKDIVRHKLVQRIVEAYEKHDEKVRKAAEARKQEREAAKEAGKEKPEA from the coding sequence ATGATAGAAAGAGTAATTATATTGGACGCCGTCGATCCGGTGACTTTTTATGGTGTGAACAACGCCAATGTGCAGGTGGTCAAGAATCTTTTCCCCAAGGTGCGTATCGCTGCCCGGGGGAATGTGATGAAGGTAATCGGCGACGAGAAGGAGACCGAACTTTTTGAGCAGAAGATCAAACAGCTCGAAAAGTATTGTGCCGAATATAACCAGTTGAGCGAGGAGGTAATCATCGACATCATCAAGGGCGACGCTCCCCAGACGGTCAAGCCGCAGGAGAATCTCATCATCTACGGCGTGAACGGCAAGCCGATTACGGGTCGCACCCCCAACCAGCAGAAACTGGTCGAGGCCTTTGCCCACAACGACCTCACCTTTGCCCTGGGCCCGGCTGGTTCGGGCAAGACCTACGTGGCCATCGCCTTGGCTGTGAAAGCCTTGAAGAACAAGGAGGTGAAGAAGATTATCCTGAGCCGTCCGGCGGTCGAGGCCGGCGAGAAACTGGGATTTCTGCCGGGCGACATGAAAGATAAGATCGACCCCTATCTGCAACCCTTGTACGATGCCTTGGAGGATATGATTCCGGCGGCGAAGCTGAAAGAGTACATGGAGTCGAACGTGATACAGATAGCCCCGTTGGCCTTCATGCGCGGCCGCACGCTGAGCGATGCGGTGATCATTCTCGACGAGGCGCAGAACACCACGACGCACCAGATCAAGATGTTCCTGACCCGTCTGGGCATGAACGCCAAGATGATTGTGACGGGCGATATGACCCAGATAGACCTGCCGGCCTCGCAGACCTCAGGTCTGGTGCAGGCGATAGGCATCTTGAAGAATGTCGAGGGGATAGCCCGCGTGGAGTTCAACAAGAAGGATATTGTGCGGCACAAACTGGTACAGCGCATTGTCGAGGCTTACGAAAAACACGACGAGAAGGTGCGTAAGGCTGCCGAGGCTCGCAAGCAGGAGCGCGAGGCAGCTAAGGAGGCCGGTAAGGAGAAGCCCGAGGCGTGA
- a CDS encoding DUF3843 family protein, whose protein sequence is MNNDKQRIYSGDWKTLHPYTGSAPTDLYYITLANKVLAAIRPIEEALADDDYRKIDDSEQKELACILTAYFEDIISQTGIFQAFTRVYRRRFGKPLPFYTLDSDYTPGEINIEEVQFLIWHYHMQLNNLDVAYSPALDTFAAIAADVMALFEAEYETAPENEKLLHYFQLDEKEQHNLYALHSRFLWLCTQSYLFSNNGFLLEDQAESLADEAKEAGMEDQVPDMVNQLCNDFGFNQVTEFMRLTPPRWLAEVLGEESPLYASLMSMGHKYTGYYRYEGGDDQVTRFRHIASDRVLEVTNRSLVGLPRNMKDPSLILRTGFVEWNGQWWLSGQISSYEDSEDLIGQITGDDDEYNLFEPEEDLPDDEQQIILTDILATTEGEEGQPLDESDTAWQALLSDEIGEDFFIAQVQAGQIKGLCFYDDPNNLLLDNLRFVTEYVKR, encoded by the coding sequence ATGAACAACGACAAACAGCGCATATACAGCGGAGACTGGAAAACCCTGCACCCCTATACCGGGTCGGCGCCTACCGATCTCTACTACATCACGTTGGCCAACAAGGTGCTGGCCGCCATTCGCCCCATCGAAGAGGCTCTTGCTGATGACGACTATCGCAAGATCGACGACAGCGAACAGAAGGAGCTGGCCTGTATCCTCACCGCCTACTTCGAGGACATCATCTCGCAAACGGGTATCTTCCAGGCCTTCACCCGGGTCTATCGCCGCCGCTTCGGCAAACCGCTGCCCTTCTACACGCTCGACAGCGACTACACCCCCGGCGAAATCAACATCGAGGAGGTGCAGTTCCTCATCTGGCACTACCACATGCAACTCAACAACCTCGACGTGGCCTACTCGCCTGCGCTCGACACCTTTGCCGCCATAGCCGCCGATGTCATGGCGCTGTTTGAAGCCGAATACGAAACGGCTCCCGAGAACGAGAAACTGCTCCACTATTTCCAGCTCGACGAGAAGGAACAGCACAATCTCTACGCCCTTCACTCGCGCTTCCTGTGGCTCTGCACCCAGTCCTACCTCTTCTCCAACAACGGGTTCCTGCTCGAAGACCAGGCCGAGTCGCTGGCCGACGAGGCCAAGGAGGCCGGCATGGAGGATCAGGTTCCCGACATGGTCAACCAACTCTGCAACGACTTCGGCTTCAACCAGGTCACCGAGTTCATGCGGCTCACCCCGCCCCGCTGGCTGGCCGAGGTATTGGGCGAGGAGTCGCCCCTCTACGCCTCGCTCATGAGCATGGGACACAAATACACCGGCTACTACCGCTACGAAGGGGGTGACGACCAGGTGACCCGCTTCCGCCACATCGCCAGCGACCGGGTACTCGAAGTGACCAACCGTTCGCTCGTGGGACTGCCCCGCAACATGAAGGACCCTTCGCTCATTCTGCGCACCGGCTTTGTGGAGTGGAACGGCCAGTGGTGGCTCTCGGGACAGATAAGCAGCTACGAGGATAGCGAAGACCTCATCGGCCAAATCACCGGCGATGACGACGAGTACAACCTCTTCGAGCCGGAAGAGGATCTGCCCGACGACGAACAACAGATTATCCTCACCGACATTCTCGCCACCACCGAGGGCGAAGAGGGGCAACCCCTCGACGAATCGGATACCGCCTGGCAGGCTCTGTTGAGCGACGAGATTGGCGAAGATTTCTTCATCGCCCAGGTACAGGCCGGACAAATCAAGGGACTCTGCTTCTACGACGACCCGAACAACCTGCTGCTCGACAACCTCCGCTTCGTCACCGAATATGTCAAACGATAA
- the mutY gene encoding A/G-specific adenine glycosylase — protein sequence MRKEKKIPSEAVAPLAADLHDWYARNHRVLPWRGITDAYRIWISEIILQQTRVVQGYAYYNRFVSRFPDVRALAAADDDEVMKLWQGLGYYSRARNLLAAARQVVERFGGEFPTTYEAIRSLPGIGDYTAAAIASFAYGLPHAVVDGNVYRVLARIYGIDTPIDTTEGKKLFAALADELLDRKDPGGYNQALMEFGALYCVPRSPQCGGCIFADRCMALATGRVEELPVKLGRTVVKPRYFNYFYVRHGDYTWVRRREGRDIWRNLYELPLIETAEEASLDVLQQSEEWARLFAGAGRVSVSAQVYACKHVLSHRVIHARFYVVETEQLLPMEDYVRIAVGELGDYAVSRLTEGFLEKMSANYPALF from the coding sequence ATGAGAAAAGAGAAAAAAATACCGAGCGAGGCGGTCGCTCCGCTGGCGGCCGACCTGCACGACTGGTATGCCCGCAACCATCGGGTGCTGCCGTGGCGGGGCATTACCGATGCCTATCGCATCTGGATATCGGAGATTATCCTGCAACAGACACGGGTGGTGCAGGGGTATGCGTATTACAACCGGTTTGTCTCCCGCTTCCCCGACGTGCGTGCGCTGGCTGCGGCCGACGACGATGAGGTGATGAAACTGTGGCAAGGGCTGGGCTATTACAGTCGGGCCCGCAACCTGCTGGCTGCCGCCCGGCAGGTGGTGGAGCGGTTTGGCGGGGAGTTCCCCACGACCTACGAGGCGATACGTTCGTTGCCCGGGATAGGCGACTATACGGCGGCGGCGATAGCTTCGTTTGCCTACGGGTTGCCCCATGCCGTGGTCGACGGCAATGTCTACCGGGTGCTCGCGCGCATCTACGGCATCGACACGCCTATCGACACGACCGAGGGGAAAAAACTCTTTGCCGCCCTGGCCGACGAGTTGCTCGACCGGAAGGACCCGGGGGGATACAACCAGGCTCTGATGGAGTTCGGCGCCTTGTATTGCGTGCCCCGTTCGCCGCAGTGTGGCGGGTGTATCTTTGCCGACCGCTGTATGGCCTTGGCAACGGGTCGGGTAGAGGAACTGCCGGTCAAGCTGGGACGCACGGTGGTGAAGCCCCGCTATTTCAACTATTTCTATGTGCGGCATGGCGATTATACCTGGGTGCGTCGGCGCGAGGGGCGTGACATCTGGCGCAACCTGTATGAACTGCCGCTTATCGAGACGGCCGAGGAGGCCTCGCTCGACGTGTTGCAGCAGAGCGAGGAGTGGGCCCGGTTGTTTGCCGGAGCTGGGCGGGTGAGCGTGTCGGCACAGGTGTATGCCTGCAAGCATGTGCTCTCGCACCGGGTGATTCACGCCCGCTTTTATGTGGTCGAGACCGAACAGCTCCTCCCGATGGAGGACTATGTGCGCATCGCCGTCGGAGAGTTGGGCGACTATGCCGTGTCGCGGCTCACCGAGGGCTTCCTCGAAAAGATGTCGGCGAATTATCCTGCTTTGTTTTGA